One region of Malania oleifera isolate guangnan ecotype guangnan chromosome 6, ASM2987363v1, whole genome shotgun sequence genomic DNA includes:
- the LOC131157800 gene encoding secreted RxLR effector protein 161-like, which yields MDKCSASPIPIKKGDKFSLKQCPKNDLERRQMKDVPYTSVVGSLMYAQTCTRPGISFAVGMLNRYKSNPEMIHWKATKKVPRYLQGMKDYKLMYRKYDHLEVVGYLDSDFVGCVDTRKSTFDYVYLLAGGAISRKSAKQSIIVASNMEAEFVACFEATI from the coding sequence ATGGACAAATGCTCAGCTTCACCCATTCCAATTAAGAAAGGAGACAAGTTCAGTCTCAAGCAATGTCCTAAAAATGATCTAGAACGGAGGCAAATGAAAGATGTTCCTTATACATCTgttgttgggagtttgatgtaCGCTCAAACGTGCACAAGGCCTGGCATTAGCTTTGCAGTTGGAATGCTCAATAGATATAAAAGTAATCCAGAAATGATTCATTGGAAGGCTACAAAGAAAGTTCCGAGATACTTGCAAGGAATGAAAGATTACAAGCTTATGTATCGAAAGTATGATCATCTTGAAGTGGTTGGATATTTGGATTCTGATTTTGTTGGATGTGTGGATACAAGAAAGTCTACATTTGACTATGTATACTTGCTAGCTGGAGGAGCAATTTCAAGGAAGAGTGCGAAGCAGTCAATAATTGTTGCATCCAatatggaagctgaatttgtagCTTGCTTTGAGGCTACAATTTAG